The following are from one region of the Natronosporangium hydrolyticum genome:
- a CDS encoding gluconeogenesis factor YvcK family protein, translating into MKLVAFGGGHGLGASLRALRRCRPALGLQLTAVVTVGDDGGSSGRIRAQRGIVPPGDLRQALAALADDAAPSAVTAQLFQYRFARSPVAGDDDNLAGHPVGNLVLCGLMELLGDPVAALDHAAAMVHAAGRVLPMSREPVAIEAQARGGDPTRPDELVTVRGQHEVAINTGRVEGLRLLPAEPAACREAVAAVREADWLVFGPGSWYTSVIPHLLVPELAAAIRASAAQRLVLLNLSVEQETAGLTVPEHLTALSAYGGGLTVDVVLGDSSSVDDPEPLRQAARSVGAKLLLAPVAAADQPHRHDPVGLADALLPVLAAVR; encoded by the coding sequence ATGAAGCTGGTTGCGTTCGGGGGCGGGCACGGACTCGGAGCGTCGCTGCGGGCGCTGCGACGCTGCCGACCCGCGCTGGGGCTGCAGTTGACCGCGGTGGTGACGGTCGGTGACGACGGGGGCTCCAGCGGTCGGATCCGGGCGCAGCGGGGCATCGTCCCGCCTGGCGACCTGCGGCAGGCGTTGGCGGCGCTGGCCGATGACGCGGCGCCGAGCGCGGTCACGGCGCAGCTGTTCCAGTACCGGTTCGCGCGCAGCCCGGTCGCCGGTGACGACGACAATCTCGCCGGCCACCCGGTCGGTAATCTGGTGCTGTGCGGCCTGATGGAGCTGCTCGGTGATCCCGTCGCCGCGCTCGACCACGCCGCCGCCATGGTCCACGCGGCCGGCCGGGTGCTGCCGATGTCGCGGGAGCCGGTGGCGATCGAGGCGCAGGCCCGAGGGGGTGACCCAACGCGCCCCGACGAGCTGGTCACCGTCCGGGGGCAGCACGAGGTTGCGATCAACACTGGTCGGGTGGAGGGGCTGCGGCTGTTGCCGGCGGAGCCGGCGGCCTGCCGGGAGGCGGTGGCGGCGGTCCGGGAGGCCGACTGGCTCGTCTTCGGTCCCGGCAGCTGGTATACGAGCGTCATCCCGCATCTGTTGGTGCCGGAGTTGGCGGCTGCGATCCGCGCCAGCGCCGCGCAACGACTGGTCTTGCTCAACCTGTCGGTGGAGCAGGAGACCGCCGGCCTGACCGTGCCGGAACACCTCACCGCGCTATCCGCGTACGGCGGCGGGCTGACCGTGGATGTGGTGCTGGGCGACAGTAGCTCAGTCGACGACCCGGAGCCGCTGCGGCAGGCGGCGCGCAGCGTCGGCGCGAAGCTGTTGCTGGCCCCCGTCGCCGCCGCCGACCAGCCGCATCGTCACGACCCGGTCGGGTTGGCCGATGCGCTGTTGCCGGTGCTGGCCGCCGTTCGTTAA
- the rapZ gene encoding RNase adapter RapZ, whose protein sequence is MSDGSPSSLAGEETSGGSELVVVTGLSGGGRSTVARALENVGFYVVDNLPQALLLDLAELASRAGGAVRRTAMVLDVRSRVFSTDLAGAIRALAERGYPAQVVFVDAEDDVLIRRFESVRRSHPLQGEGRLADGIAAERKLLQEARESADVIIDTTHLNPNQLRARVEELFGEEDTRRLRVTVLSFGFKYGLPPDADFVLDARFLPNPHWVPSLRERTGRDADVSTYVLGRRGARTFVETCTRLVNATAPGFEREGKRYMTVAVGCTGGKHRSVAIAEEMARRLRQLRLAAHAHHRDLGRE, encoded by the coding sequence GTGAGCGACGGATCGCCGAGCTCGCTGGCCGGCGAGGAGACCTCCGGCGGCAGTGAACTCGTGGTAGTCACTGGCCTCTCCGGCGGTGGTCGCAGCACGGTCGCCCGCGCGCTGGAAAATGTCGGCTTCTATGTCGTCGACAACCTGCCGCAGGCGCTGCTGCTCGACCTGGCCGAGCTGGCCAGCCGGGCCGGCGGTGCGGTTCGTCGCACCGCCATGGTGCTGGATGTCCGCAGCCGGGTGTTCTCCACCGATCTGGCTGGTGCGATCCGGGCGCTGGCCGAGCGGGGCTACCCGGCGCAGGTGGTCTTCGTCGACGCCGAGGACGACGTGTTGATCCGGCGGTTTGAGAGTGTCCGGCGGTCGCATCCGTTGCAGGGCGAGGGGCGGCTCGCCGACGGCATCGCCGCCGAGCGCAAGCTGTTGCAGGAGGCCCGCGAGTCGGCCGATGTCATCATCGACACCACCCACCTCAATCCGAACCAGCTGCGGGCGAGGGTGGAGGAGCTCTTCGGTGAGGAGGACACCCGCCGGTTGCGGGTGACCGTGCTCTCGTTCGGCTTCAAGTATGGCCTGCCGCCCGACGCGGATTTCGTGCTCGATGCCCGGTTCCTGCCCAATCCGCACTGGGTGCCCTCGTTGCGCGAGCGCACCGGCCGGGATGCCGACGTCAGCACCTACGTTCTGGGGCGCCGGGGGGCGCGCACCTTTGTGGAGACCTGCACTCGGTTGGTCAACGCCACCGCGCCGGGTTTTGAACGAGAAGGCAAGCGGTATATGACAGTGGCGGTGGGTTGTACCGGAGGCAAGCATCGCAGTGTGGCGATCGCCGAGGAGATGGCCCGGCGGCTGCGCCAGCTGCGGCTCGCCGCCCACGCTCACCACCGGGACCTCGGGCGGGAGTGA
- a CDS encoding DUF6529 family protein, producing MADPTMTGRYRDHHPRLPSPPPERIEPPPERPAWQLLLIPMLVGGLVALTLGVYGNVHDGTGVAVNLAGFQNHPAPTSAVKVTLSTGALGFAVLQILTALIMYGKVPGVAAADWSGTAHRWSGRLAFLCAVPVGIHCLYAAGFQSYDGRIFLHSLVGCLFFGAFTVKMLGLRKDGMPGWFLPVLGGSLFTGLVAVWWTTAIRFFENFGSPI from the coding sequence GTGGCTGACCCGACCATGACCGGCCGTTACCGTGACCACCACCCCCGACTCCCGTCGCCGCCGCCGGAACGGATCGAGCCGCCGCCGGAGCGGCCCGCGTGGCAGCTGCTACTCATTCCGATGCTGGTCGGCGGATTGGTCGCGCTGACCCTCGGGGTGTACGGCAATGTCCATGACGGCACCGGGGTGGCGGTAAACCTCGCCGGCTTCCAGAATCATCCGGCGCCGACCTCGGCGGTGAAGGTCACCCTGAGCACCGGCGCGCTCGGCTTCGCCGTACTGCAAATCCTCACCGCGCTGATCATGTACGGCAAGGTGCCGGGGGTGGCGGCAGCGGACTGGTCGGGCACCGCGCACCGGTGGTCCGGGCGGCTGGCCTTCCTCTGCGCCGTTCCGGTGGGCATCCACTGTCTCTACGCCGCCGGGTTCCAGAGCTACGACGGCCGGATCTTCCTCCACTCGCTGGTGGGGTGCCTCTTCTTCGGCGCGTTCACGGTGAAGATGCTCGGTCTACGCAAGGACGGCATGCCGGGATGGTTCCTGCCGGTGCTGGGCGGCAGCCTCTTCACCGGCCTGGTCGCGGTGTGGTGGACGACCGCGATCCGGTTCTTCGAAAACTTCGGCTCCCCCATCTAG
- a CDS encoding Rieske (2Fe-2S) protein — protein sequence MSEQPAPGGTARRAVLIAGGVGAVSAVTGCTVYGGQPAAPAPPPPAADPSQAGEQSAGTPLAGTEEVPVGGGLINEEHSVVITQPVAGEFRAFSSACTHQGCPVTEIDDDVIVCRCHDSRFSIEDGSVVQAAQGSGLTPETQDPLAEVGIVVDGDTIALPA from the coding sequence ATGTCAGAGCAACCAGCGCCGGGTGGTACGGCGCGGCGAGCGGTGCTGATCGCCGGTGGTGTCGGCGCCGTCAGCGCCGTCACCGGCTGCACCGTCTATGGCGGCCAACCCGCCGCGCCAGCGCCGCCGCCGCCGGCTGCCGACCCCAGTCAAGCTGGCGAGCAGTCGGCGGGTACCCCGCTCGCCGGCACCGAGGAGGTACCGGTCGGGGGTGGGCTGATCAACGAGGAGCACAGCGTGGTGATCACGCAGCCGGTCGCCGGCGAGTTCCGGGCGTTCAGCTCCGCCTGCACCCATCAAGGCTGCCCGGTCACCGAGATCGACGACGACGTCATCGTCTGCCGGTGCCACGACAGCCGGTTCTCGATCGAGGACGGGTCGGTGGTTCAGGCTGCGCAGGGGTCCGGGCTCACGCCGGAGACCCAGGACCCGCTGGCGGAGGTAGGGATCGTGGTCGACGGCGACACCATCGCGCTGCCCGCCTGA
- a CDS encoding lytic transglycosylase domain-containing protein, with translation MGVQRLAGLAAALLLAAPMLTGCADPDAETGSLAAESVSAAPSPTDRPLSWGLGRGPAPSEPVTPAPESAAAESEPEPAPAPPPAEPAPPAPPPRHEGECIASRDGEPASQSAVATALAEAAGRTYWPVSAPEISVPAELVRAIAWQESGWQSDIIACDGGIGVMQVMPDTADFVNQRFEVSHDPHTLEGNTTLGVNYLAWLIKYFGDVHFEGSYRLAGADCADHLDPCLLNAVIAGYNFGPAAVESGDGLAVPNPRYVENVRALLTDCPCHGS, from the coding sequence GTGGGCGTCCAGCGACTCGCTGGGCTGGCGGCGGCGCTGCTATTGGCGGCGCCGATGTTGACCGGCTGCGCCGATCCGGATGCCGAGACCGGGAGCCTGGCGGCTGAGTCGGTGTCGGCCGCGCCGTCGCCGACCGACCGGCCGTTGAGCTGGGGGCTAGGGCGAGGGCCGGCGCCGAGCGAGCCGGTCACCCCCGCACCGGAGTCGGCCGCCGCCGAGTCCGAGCCGGAGCCGGCGCCGGCGCCACCGCCCGCGGAGCCAGCGCCGCCAGCGCCGCCGCCCCGGCACGAGGGCGAGTGCATCGCCTCCCGGGATGGTGAACCGGCTAGTCAGTCGGCGGTGGCGACCGCGTTGGCCGAGGCCGCGGGGCGGACCTACTGGCCGGTCTCGGCGCCAGAGATCAGCGTCCCGGCAGAGCTGGTGCGGGCGATCGCCTGGCAGGAGAGCGGGTGGCAGTCCGACATCATCGCCTGCGACGGCGGGATCGGGGTGATGCAGGTGATGCCGGACACCGCCGACTTCGTCAACCAACGCTTCGAGGTCTCCCACGACCCGCACACCCTCGAAGGCAACACCACTCTCGGGGTGAACTACCTCGCCTGGTTGATCAAATACTTCGGCGATGTCCACTTCGAGGGGTCATACCGACTGGCCGGTGCGGACTGCGCCGACCACCTGGACCCGTGCCTGCTCAACGCGGTGATCGCCGGATACAACTTCGGTCCGGCGGCGGTGGAGAGCGGCGACGGGCTGGCGGTCCCCAATCCCCGTTATGTGGAGAACGTCCGGGCATTGTTGACCGACTGCCCGTGCCACGGCAGCTGA
- a CDS encoding DedA family protein: MTSVLNVLEQLPAVVVLTLAVILVLGETGFIFGLLFPVEIPLMFVGFLAYLGEVPLAVAFGLMLGAAMIGDALALRSGRKYGPRVRGSWLGVRVGEHRWQRADRMLHRMGGRSAFVARWVPWVRTLLPRLAGSAGMRYREFVLWNAAGVLTAVGSSVALGYLAGASYQAMAEVFGRATTALLLLLLVIVGIVLAGRWLGRHPDPVRALLSWLDATVVAQYLRRRTGALAARWGAGWALVVNLIVGMGALLGLGLLLSWVVQLTVDHSGLWRADAAVDQWFADRRVAPLVTATELVTTVLRGSVLVLLVAVVAVTLALRRRARLYRDLIGVLGSAGAFLPLVLLALAADLTGGDPPARPVVPGGMFATEVAVSTAAVCTLTWLATRHARWPWAVAGWTAGVIAVVILATARLYPGWHTASETVTAVLLGALWTSVFMIAWATRARVDATPEPASPLSPVAEVR, encoded by the coding sequence GTGACCAGTGTCCTGAACGTGTTGGAGCAGCTGCCCGCCGTGGTGGTGCTGACGCTTGCAGTGATCTTGGTGCTGGGGGAGACCGGGTTCATCTTTGGACTGCTGTTTCCGGTCGAGATTCCGCTCATGTTCGTCGGCTTCCTCGCCTACCTCGGCGAGGTGCCGTTGGCGGTCGCGTTCGGCCTGATGCTCGGCGCGGCGATGATCGGCGACGCGCTGGCGTTGCGGAGCGGCCGCAAGTATGGCCCCCGGGTACGGGGGAGTTGGCTCGGTGTCCGGGTCGGGGAGCACCGGTGGCAGCGGGCCGACCGGATGCTGCACCGGATGGGCGGTCGCAGCGCCTTTGTGGCGCGCTGGGTGCCGTGGGTCCGGACGCTGTTGCCCCGACTCGCGGGCAGCGCCGGTATGCGCTACCGGGAGTTTGTGCTCTGGAACGCCGCCGGGGTGTTGACCGCGGTCGGCTCCTCGGTCGCCCTGGGCTACCTCGCCGGCGCCTCCTACCAGGCAATGGCGGAGGTGTTCGGCCGAGCCACCACCGCGCTGCTGCTACTGCTGCTGGTGATCGTCGGGATCGTGCTGGCCGGCCGGTGGTTGGGTCGGCACCCGGATCCGGTCCGGGCGCTGCTGAGCTGGCTGGATGCCACCGTTGTCGCCCAGTACCTACGGCGGCGCACCGGCGCGCTGGCCGCCCGGTGGGGGGCCGGCTGGGCCCTGGTGGTGAACCTCATCGTGGGGATGGGGGCGCTCCTCGGGCTAGGGCTGCTGCTCTCCTGGGTGGTCCAGCTGACCGTCGACCACAGTGGCTTGTGGCGGGCGGACGCGGCGGTCGACCAGTGGTTCGCTGATCGGCGGGTTGCACCGCTAGTGACCGCCACTGAGCTGGTCACCACCGTGCTGCGGGGGTCGGTGCTCGTGTTGCTGGTGGCGGTGGTCGCAGTGACGCTGGCGCTGCGACGTCGGGCGCGGCTGTATCGGGATCTGATCGGGGTGTTGGGATCGGCGGGAGCGTTCCTGCCGCTGGTGCTGCTCGCGCTCGCCGCCGATCTGACCGGCGGTGACCCGCCCGCCCGCCCGGTCGTACCAGGGGGGATGTTCGCCACGGAGGTGGCGGTTTCTACCGCGGCGGTGTGCACGCTGACCTGGCTGGCGACCCGGCACGCCCGCTGGCCATGGGCGGTGGCGGGGTGGACAGCGGGGGTGATCGCGGTGGTGATCCTCGCCACGGCCCGGCTCTACCCCGGTTGGCACACGGCGAGCGAGACGGTGACGGCGGTGCTGCTCGGTGCGCTCTGGACCTCGGTGTTCATGATCGCGTGGGCGACCCGGGCCCGGGTCGACGCCACGCCCGAGCCGGCGAGCCCCTTGTCTCCGGTGGCCGAGGTCCGGTAG
- a CDS encoding family 10 glycosylhydrolase, with protein MIRRRLTVGLAACALLASSVGVAGVGPATAAPAGDDPAQQWRGYWVDAFNEGIYQPAEVTKLVEDALDLNANVLIVQTARRYDCFCNRALYPRTDAGIDPAPYDPLDEVITQAHAAGLEVHAWVNVNTLWNQATPPSSPEHVFNQHGPDAAGADRWLNQRVDGEEFMGDNVYIDPANPAAVNYIVEAVQSIVREYDVDGVNLDYVRYPDFNSSTEYSDWGYSEVSISRFQQATGRSDIPEPSDAEFSDWRRDQMTNLVRKIYLGMWEVDPQARLSMDAVTYAYGPQTMGSWEQTRPYAEVLQDWKGWLDGGFMDTAVAMNYKRNWMPEQAQMYDEWSEVLADWQGDRQTVNGPALYLNSIEDSVVQAELALTPTDAGNTVAGWAGYSYANPSMEYVDGPIESRDAEREALAAALTSGDDALFGEPAAVPEMPWKADPTEGHVVGELTLRDGSPLANVAVTLSPIVGGGEPQTLRTDGDGWFGFVHAEPGRYLVTLDLPNGVVGPPLRVVNVTAGEIAEAQFRPLQTRP; from the coding sequence GTGATACGACGGAGACTGACCGTCGGCCTGGCCGCGTGCGCGCTGCTGGCTTCGAGCGTCGGCGTTGCCGGCGTCGGGCCGGCGACCGCCGCACCGGCCGGTGACGACCCCGCGCAGCAGTGGCGCGGATACTGGGTGGACGCCTTCAACGAAGGCATCTACCAGCCGGCCGAGGTCACCAAGCTGGTTGAGGACGCGCTCGACCTCAACGCGAATGTGCTCATCGTGCAGACCGCCCGCCGCTACGACTGTTTCTGCAACCGGGCGCTGTATCCGCGTACCGACGCCGGCATCGACCCGGCGCCGTACGACCCGTTGGACGAGGTGATCACTCAGGCGCACGCCGCCGGGCTCGAGGTCCACGCCTGGGTGAATGTGAACACGTTGTGGAACCAGGCCACTCCACCGAGTTCTCCGGAGCATGTCTTCAATCAGCATGGGCCGGACGCGGCGGGCGCCGACCGGTGGTTGAACCAGCGGGTCGACGGCGAAGAGTTCATGGGCGACAACGTCTACATCGACCCGGCCAACCCGGCAGCGGTGAACTACATCGTCGAAGCGGTGCAGAGCATCGTGCGCGAGTACGACGTGGACGGCGTCAACCTCGACTACGTCCGTTACCCCGACTTCAACTCCAGCACCGAGTACAGCGACTGGGGCTACAGCGAGGTCTCGATCTCACGCTTCCAGCAGGCCACCGGGCGGAGCGATATTCCGGAGCCGAGCGACGCGGAGTTCAGCGACTGGCGGCGTGACCAGATGACCAACCTGGTCCGCAAGATCTACCTGGGGATGTGGGAGGTCGACCCGCAGGCCCGGCTGTCGATGGATGCGGTCACCTACGCGTACGGTCCGCAGACCATGGGCTCCTGGGAGCAGACCCGGCCGTACGCCGAGGTGCTGCAGGACTGGAAGGGCTGGCTCGACGGCGGCTTCATGGATACCGCAGTGGCGATGAACTACAAGCGCAACTGGATGCCCGAGCAGGCCCAGATGTACGACGAATGGAGCGAGGTGCTCGCCGACTGGCAGGGGGATCGGCAGACGGTCAACGGGCCGGCCCTCTACCTGAACTCGATCGAGGACAGCGTCGTCCAGGCCGAGTTGGCGCTCACCCCGACCGACGCCGGCAACACGGTGGCCGGGTGGGCGGGCTACTCCTACGCCAACCCCAGCATGGAGTACGTCGACGGCCCGATCGAGTCGCGCGACGCCGAACGGGAGGCGCTCGCGGCGGCGTTGACCAGCGGTGATGACGCATTGTTCGGCGAACCGGCGGCGGTGCCGGAGATGCCCTGGAAGGCAGATCCGACCGAGGGGCACGTCGTCGGAGAGCTTACGCTGCGGGATGGCTCGCCACTGGCGAACGTGGCCGTGACCTTGTCGCCGATCGTGGGCGGTGGTGAGCCGCAGACGCTGCGCACCGACGGCGACGGCTGGTTCGGTTTCGTGCACGCCGAACCCGGCCGGTATCTGGTCACGCTCGACCTGCCCAATGGCGTGGTCGGGCCGCCGCTGCGAGTCGTCAACGTCACCGCTGGCGAGATCGCCGAGGCGCAGTTCCGGCCGCTGCAGACGCGGCCCTGA
- a CDS encoding TerC family protein, whose translation MDVSYGVWAITLTALIAVLIIDLALVVRRPHEPSLRESASWAIFYIALAGVFGLWVWAGYGATPAAEFYTGFVIEKSLSVDNLFIFMLIMSRFAVPRQYQQKVLMVGIILALLMRGVFIAAGAVLVSNFMWVFYLFGLFLIYTGVKLARSHNDDPANFKENALVRFSRRVLPMSSGYAEGRLTTMQAGRRLVTPMLIVMIAIGTTDLIFAVDSIPAIFGVTREPYLVFTANVFALMGLRQLYFLIGGLVSRLVYLSTGLAVVLVFIGVKMVFEALAENTLPFINNGEHVSWAPHLPIWLSLLVIIGILGVTAGASLVKSARDRRRALTPQG comes from the coding sequence ATGGATGTGTCGTACGGGGTGTGGGCGATTACCCTCACCGCGCTCATCGCTGTCCTCATCATCGATCTCGCGCTGGTGGTCCGCCGCCCCCATGAGCCCTCGCTGCGCGAGTCAGCGTCCTGGGCGATCTTTTACATCGCGTTGGCCGGCGTGTTCGGCCTGTGGGTGTGGGCAGGCTATGGCGCGACCCCCGCCGCCGAGTTCTACACCGGGTTCGTCATCGAGAAGAGCCTTTCGGTGGACAACCTCTTCATCTTCATGTTGATCATGAGCAGGTTTGCGGTGCCGCGGCAGTATCAGCAGAAGGTGCTGATGGTCGGCATCATCCTGGCGCTGTTGATGCGGGGTGTCTTCATCGCCGCCGGAGCGGTGCTGGTCAGCAACTTCATGTGGGTCTTTTACCTGTTCGGACTGTTTCTCATCTATACCGGCGTGAAGCTCGCCCGAAGCCACAACGACGATCCGGCGAATTTCAAGGAGAACGCGCTGGTCCGGTTCAGTCGCCGGGTGCTGCCGATGAGTTCCGGCTACGCCGAGGGCCGGTTGACGACGATGCAGGCCGGCCGGCGGCTGGTCACACCGATGCTGATCGTCATGATCGCGATCGGCACCACTGACCTGATCTTCGCCGTCGACTCGATCCCGGCGATCTTCGGTGTGACTCGTGAGCCCTACCTGGTCTTCACCGCTAACGTCTTCGCCCTGATGGGGCTCCGGCAACTCTACTTTCTGATCGGTGGTCTGGTCAGCCGGCTGGTCTACCTCTCCACCGGGTTGGCGGTGGTGTTGGTCTTCATCGGGGTCAAGATGGTGTTCGAGGCGCTCGCTGAAAACACGCTGCCGTTCATCAACAACGGTGAGCACGTCAGCTGGGCGCCGCACCTGCCGATCTGGCTGTCGCTGCTGGTCATCATCGGGATTCTGGGGGTGACGGCGGGTGCCAGCCTGGTCAAGTCGGCGCGGGACCGGCGCCGCGCGCTGACCCCGCAAGGCTGA
- a CDS encoding LemA family protein produces the protein MDIAVLAVGCVGVVLIAVIALWLVSVYNGLVRARNAYKNAFAQIDVQLTRRHDLIPNLVEVAKGYMKHERETLESVIAARSGAVNAQANAAANPGDPNAMQQLAGAENMLTQTLGRLFALSENYPDLKANQNMMQLSEELTSTENRVAFARQHFNDSVMQYNNKREVFPANLVAGMFGFQPAALFEIDEPEQRQVPRVSF, from the coding sequence ATGGATATTGCGGTTCTCGCGGTGGGCTGCGTCGGGGTGGTCCTCATCGCCGTCATCGCGCTGTGGTTGGTCTCGGTCTACAACGGGCTGGTCCGCGCCAGAAACGCCTACAAAAACGCGTTCGCGCAGATCGACGTGCAGCTCACCCGGCGGCACGACCTGATCCCCAACCTGGTCGAGGTCGCCAAGGGTTACATGAAGCACGAGCGGGAGACCCTCGAGTCGGTCATCGCGGCCCGCTCCGGCGCCGTCAACGCCCAGGCCAACGCCGCGGCGAACCCCGGCGACCCGAATGCGATGCAGCAACTCGCCGGCGCCGAGAACATGCTGACCCAGACACTGGGCCGGCTCTTCGCGCTCTCCGAGAATTACCCGGACCTGAAGGCCAACCAGAACATGATGCAGCTCTCGGAGGAGCTCACCTCCACCGAGAACCGGGTCGCCTTCGCCCGGCAACACTTCAACGACTCGGTGATGCAGTACAACAACAAGCGCGAGGTCTTCCCGGCCAACCTGGTCGCCGGCATGTTCGGGTTCCAGCCGGCGGCGCTGTTCGAGATCGACGAGCCGGAGCAGCGGCAGGTCCCGCGGGTCTCGTTCTGA
- a CDS encoding M48 family metallopeptidase gives MNFFERQQQVKRMSGRLVLLFALAVVGIVATINLVALMLFGGFDQPAGDIIGIVVTVSLLVLALIAGASLFKMLSLRSGGGAHVARSLGAKPVPEDTRDPQLRRYRNVVEEIAIASGVPVPELFVMEGEPGINAFAAGWSPSDAAVAVTRGALEQLNRDELQGVIGHEFSHVVNGDMRLNIRLMGLLFGILVLAFVGRILLHVRGGQRNPVPLIGLAMLAVGFIGLFIGRIIKAAVSRQREYLADASAVQFTRQTAGLTGALKKIAGIPAGSNLRNAKSEDVSHMLFGSGKGLSGMLATHPPILKRIQALDPTITEQELAQLRQRYAQAPPSGAQEDRAMGLTGGGSLPPAESTMKTAPQAVSASVGTPTENSYAQAGTILQQIPAEFLTQAHDSAQVVPLVFGLLMSSQHEVRVNQHSALVARHGQQLADAAWQAGSSLTSLHPMLRLPLAQVAFPALRHRNPQEQQVITGSVEALIQADGRLSVSEYCLSRLLHEELYEAAHRQPSWGRRRYSLSASRTGSATMLATLAQAGHEDPAAAQRAFQAGAERLFPGQRLPYAPPQEGVRSLESVWPALDGLNPADKELLVQAMVDVVSHDGALTVAEAELLRTICAMLHCPLPPMITSLSERPRPVSPDQA, from the coding sequence ATGAACTTCTTCGAGCGCCAGCAGCAGGTCAAGCGGATGTCCGGGCGGCTGGTCCTGCTGTTCGCCCTTGCCGTGGTCGGCATCGTCGCCACCATCAACCTGGTCGCGCTGATGCTCTTCGGCGGCTTCGACCAACCCGCCGGCGACATCATCGGCATCGTGGTGACCGTCAGCCTGCTGGTGCTCGCGCTGATCGCCGGCGCCTCGCTGTTCAAGATGCTCAGCCTGCGCAGCGGCGGCGGCGCCCACGTGGCCCGGTCGCTCGGGGCCAAACCGGTCCCGGAGGACACCCGCGACCCGCAGCTACGCCGGTACCGCAACGTGGTGGAGGAGATCGCCATCGCCTCCGGGGTGCCGGTGCCGGAGCTGTTCGTCATGGAGGGCGAGCCCGGCATCAACGCCTTCGCCGCCGGGTGGTCGCCGTCGGACGCGGCGGTGGCGGTCACCCGGGGGGCGCTGGAGCAGCTCAACCGGGACGAGCTTCAGGGCGTCATCGGCCACGAGTTCAGCCACGTCGTCAACGGCGACATGCGGCTCAACATCCGGCTGATGGGGCTGCTCTTCGGCATCCTGGTGCTGGCCTTCGTCGGCCGGATCCTGCTGCACGTGCGCGGCGGCCAGCGCAACCCGGTGCCGCTGATCGGCCTGGCGATGCTCGCGGTGGGGTTCATCGGCCTGTTCATCGGCCGGATCATCAAGGCTGCGGTCTCCCGGCAGCGGGAGTATCTGGCCGACGCCTCGGCGGTGCAGTTCACCCGGCAGACCGCCGGGCTGACCGGCGCACTGAAAAAGATCGCCGGGATTCCCGCCGGTTCGAACCTGCGCAACGCCAAGTCCGAGGACGTCAGCCACATGCTCTTCGGCTCCGGCAAAGGGCTATCTGGCATGCTCGCCACCCACCCGCCGATCCTGAAACGCATCCAGGCGCTCGACCCCACCATCACCGAGCAGGAGCTGGCCCAGCTCCGGCAGCGGTACGCCCAGGCCCCGCCCTCCGGGGCACAGGAAGACCGGGCGATGGGCCTGACCGGCGGCGGCAGCCTGCCCCCGGCCGAGAGCACGATGAAGACCGCGCCCCAGGCGGTGTCGGCGTCGGTCGGCACGCCCACCGAAAACTCCTACGCGCAGGCCGGCACCATCCTGCAACAGATCCCGGCCGAGTTCCTGACCCAGGCGCACGACTCGGCCCAGGTCGTGCCACTCGTCTTCGGCCTGCTGATGTCGAGCCAGCACGAGGTCCGGGTCAACCAGCACTCGGCGCTGGTCGCCCGGCACGGCCAGCAGCTCGCCGACGCGGCGTGGCAGGCCGGCAGCTCGCTGACGTCGCTGCACCCGATGCTGCGGCTGCCGCTGGCCCAGGTGGCCTTCCCGGCGCTGCGGCACCGTAACCCGCAGGAGCAGCAGGTCATTACCGGCAGCGTGGAAGCGCTGATCCAGGCCGACGGGCGGCTCAGCGTCTCCGAGTACTGCCTCTCCCGGCTGCTCCACGAGGAGCTCTACGAGGCGGCGCACCGGCAGCCGTCCTGGGGGCGGCGGCGCTACTCGCTCTCGGCCAGCCGCACCGGATCGGCGACCATGCTCGCAACCCTCGCCCAGGCCGGCCACGAAGATCCGGCAGCCGCGCAGCGGGCATTCCAGGCCGGGGCGGAGCGGCTATTTCCGGGTCAGCGGCTCCCCTACGCCCCGCCCCAGGAGGGCGTGCGGTCGCTCGAGTCGGTGTGGCCGGCGCTCGACGGGCTCAACCCCGCCGACAAGGAGCTCCTGGTGCAGGCGATGGTCGACGTGGTGAGCCACGACGGCGCACTCACCGTCGCCGAGGCGGAGCTGCTGCGCACCATCTGCGCCATGCTCCACTGCCCCCTCCCCCCGATGATCACCTCGCTGAGTGAGCGCCCCCGCCCGGTCAGCCCCGACCAGGCATAG